One Chryseobacterium sp. StRB126 genomic region harbors:
- a CDS encoding DUF2306 domain-containing protein: protein MLSAKRNITFFKILLILGFVYFFWLMLKITLEYIPLDPNISFLMIKQTEVEQRPEYLYFFYTHVYTSIFVLLSGFLAIIRKDFGLKSFHRNMGKVYIFLILLLAAPSGIYMGFFANGGLLSKISFVMLGFLWWFSTFKAYQLARQKRFKEHKQWMWRSFAFTLSAITLRMWKVIIVYLFHPNPMDVYQIIAWLGWIPNILIIEYLITKKQI from the coding sequence ATGCTTTCAGCCAAAAGAAATATCACATTTTTCAAAATCCTTCTTATTCTAGGATTTGTCTATTTCTTTTGGCTGATGCTGAAAATAACACTGGAGTATATTCCCTTGGACCCCAACATCAGTTTCCTGATGATTAAACAGACTGAAGTGGAACAGAGGCCGGAATATCTTTATTTTTTCTACACTCACGTGTACACCAGCATTTTTGTGCTTCTTTCAGGGTTTCTGGCCATTATCCGGAAAGACTTCGGGCTGAAAAGCTTCCACAGAAATATGGGAAAAGTATATATTTTTCTCATTTTGCTTTTAGCCGCACCTTCAGGAATTTACATGGGATTTTTCGCCAATGGCGGGCTTCTCTCAAAGATTTCATTTGTTATGCTGGGCTTTTTATGGTGGTTTTCCACTTTCAAAGCTTATCAGCTGGCCAGGCAAAAAAGATTTAAAGAGCACAAGCAATGGATGTGGCGGAGTTTTGCTTTTACATTATCAGCCATCACATTGCGAATGTGGAAAGTTATTATTGTATATTTATTTCATCCCAATCCCATGGACGTTTACCAAATCATTGCGTGGCTGGGCTGGATTCCCAATATCCTTATCATCGAATACTTAATTACAAAAAAACAGATATGA
- a CDS encoding YARHG domain-containing protein: MKTLHYTLMSLLTISLLSCKKDGKINESNKDSLTAKKDSVVIPEVHKEYYGVYTGDFAGMEKIVDDVDGSEYDENVYKKISIKINRITQDSVYGQSIVNGNQRPIRGVFNETSKSFVLDEPGNDKTDGRFEIKLNGDSLTGKWNAFNKKAVKAPLKSLKLIKKDFVYNPNFMLDPDSNLVDWNNPKDFVEKYTDSDGKTESYTTSKNRVASDAVFKLNASKQKLNEKDIKNLRKLDLEIIKNSVFARHGYSFKKETYRDFFEQTDWYIPVSNNVDHELSPMEKDNVALLNRFIKYAEDKYDSFGR; the protein is encoded by the coding sequence ATGAAAACTTTACATTACACACTGATGTCACTGCTTACAATTTCCCTGCTAAGCTGTAAAAAAGACGGAAAAATAAATGAATCCAACAAAGATTCCCTAACCGCAAAAAAAGATTCTGTTGTGATTCCTGAAGTTCATAAAGAATATTATGGCGTTTACACAGGTGATTTTGCAGGTATGGAAAAAATAGTTGATGACGTAGACGGCTCTGAATATGACGAGAATGTTTACAAAAAAATCTCTATAAAAATCAACAGAATTACCCAAGACAGTGTTTATGGACAAAGCATTGTGAACGGAAATCAGCGTCCCATAAGAGGCGTTTTTAATGAAACCTCAAAATCTTTTGTTCTGGATGAACCCGGAAACGATAAAACAGATGGCAGATTTGAGATTAAACTGAATGGAGACAGTTTAACAGGAAAATGGAATGCTTTCAACAAAAAAGCAGTAAAAGCCCCTCTGAAATCCCTTAAACTCATCAAAAAAGACTTTGTCTACAACCCCAACTTTATGCTTGATCCGGATTCAAATCTGGTAGACTGGAACAATCCTAAAGATTTTGTTGAAAAGTATACAGATAGCGATGGAAAAACCGAAAGCTATACAACATCCAAGAACCGGGTTGCTTCTGATGCGGTCTTTAAACTGAATGCCTCCAAACAAAAACTCAACGAAAAAGACATTAAAAATCTGAGAAAACTGGATCTTGAGATTATCAAAAACTCCGTATTTGCAAGACATGGTTATTCCTTTAAAAAAGAAACATACAGAGATTTTTTCGAGCAAACAGACTGGTATATTCCGGTTTCCAATAATGTAGATCACGAACTTTCTCCTATGGAAAAGGATAATGTAGCCCTACTGAACCGATTCATTAAATATGCTGAAGATAAATATGACAGTTTTGGAAGATAG
- a CDS encoding DUF2809 domain-containing protein — translation MKFQFSLKYLLVSIFIFLIEVLIATKLKDIFFVRAYLGDVIVVILLYTLVKSFFRVNSEKLILGILVFSCFVEFAQYFNIAEKLGFRPGSLMYIVIGNSFSWIDILCYAVGCLLLYLFVKMTKDESLTSTSAS, via the coding sequence ATGAAATTCCAATTTAGTCTGAAATATCTGCTTGTCTCCATTTTTATTTTCCTTATTGAAGTCCTTATTGCTACGAAATTGAAGGATATTTTCTTTGTAAGAGCTTATTTAGGAGACGTTATTGTTGTTATACTTCTGTATACTTTAGTAAAAAGCTTTTTCAGGGTAAATAGTGAAAAACTTATTTTGGGAATTTTAGTTTTTTCCTGTTTTGTAGAGTTTGCCCAGTATTTCAATATTGCAGAAAAACTAGGCTTCCGTCCTGGAAGCCTGATGTATATTGTGATTGGAAACTCTTTCTCGTGGATTGATATTCTGTGCTATGCTGTAGGTTGTTTATTACTCTATCTGTTTGTAAAGATGACAAAAGATGAAAGTTTAACCTCAACATCCGCTTCCTAA
- a CDS encoding thioredoxin family protein has protein sequence MKNIKTLIAAFIAGLGLLSFTAMNHDKNEPQKETISAVKGYEVGDEATDFKLKNIDGKMVSLSDFKTAKGFIVIFTCNHCPYAKKYEDRIIELDKKYKSQGYPVIAINPNDSNVQPEDGYQQMIERAKQKGFTFPYLVDEGQKIYPQYGATKTPHVFVLQKENGKNIVKYIGAIDNNYDNPNDVSEYYAQDAVNNLIKGESVKMTKTVAIGCTIKVKK, from the coding sequence ATGAAAAATATAAAAACTTTAATAGCAGCTTTCATTGCTGGACTAGGTTTGTTAAGTTTCACGGCTATGAACCATGATAAAAATGAGCCTCAAAAAGAGACTATTTCAGCAGTAAAAGGCTATGAAGTGGGGGATGAAGCCACAGATTTTAAACTTAAAAACATTGATGGGAAAATGGTTTCTCTAAGTGATTTTAAAACAGCTAAGGGCTTCATTGTAATCTTTACCTGCAACCATTGCCCGTATGCCAAGAAATATGAAGACAGAATCATTGAGCTGGATAAAAAATATAAAAGTCAGGGATATCCGGTGATTGCCATTAATCCAAATGATTCGAATGTGCAGCCGGAAGATGGGTACCAACAGATGATAGAAAGGGCGAAACAGAAAGGGTTTACTTTCCCATATTTGGTAGATGAGGGACAAAAAATTTATCCACAGTACGGAGCGACAAAAACGCCACATGTTTTTGTGCTGCAAAAGGAAAACGGGAAGAATATTGTAAAATATATTGGAGCTATTGATAACAATTATGATAACCCGAACGATGTGTCAGAGTATTATGCTCAGGATGCCGTAAATAACTTGATAAAGGGAGAATCGGTGAAAATGACAAAAACTGTTGCGATTGGATGTACAATCAAAGTCAAGAAATAA
- a CDS encoding TlpA family protein disulfide reductase has translation MKNLLRILAIFLFSIVCKAQYANVPVLKYEDLEEKIQLEKDKFLVVNFWATICAPCVKELPHFIEISNQYADNSKFKMILVSLDRLMDKEKVLKFIKNKNLTAEVVLLDDIKRMNTWIPRFDKEWDGNIPVTIFYKNGEKVHFNDGEMSKEDLEKTITENLQ, from the coding sequence ATGAAGAATCTATTAAGAATCCTAGCCATATTTCTATTCAGTATCGTGTGTAAAGCTCAGTATGCAAATGTTCCCGTTTTAAAATACGAAGACCTGGAAGAGAAAATCCAATTGGAGAAAGATAAGTTTCTGGTTGTTAATTTTTGGGCCACTATCTGCGCCCCCTGTGTGAAAGAACTTCCTCACTTTATAGAAATCAGTAATCAATATGCCGATAACTCTAAGTTTAAGATGATTCTGGTTTCATTAGACAGGCTGATGGATAAAGAAAAGGTTTTAAAATTTATTAAAAATAAAAATCTGACGGCTGAAGTTGTTCTTCTAGATGATATTAAAAGAATGAATACCTGGATTCCAAGGTTTGATAAAGAATGGGACGGAAATATTCCGGTAACGATTTTTTATAAAAACGGAGAGAAAGTACATTTCAATGATGGAGAAATGAGCAAGGAAGATTTGGAAAAGACAATTACTGAAAATTTACAATAA
- a CDS encoding class IIb bacteriocin, lactobin A/cerein 7B family: MKKAVIQKKKLTKAELKEINGGAANCAEGTCKLRGVSHFLIIGPRGKDGYCC, encoded by the coding sequence ATGAAAAAAGCAGTCATTCAAAAAAAGAAACTCACAAAAGCTGAGCTTAAGGAAATCAACGGTGGTGCAGCCAACTGTGCAGAAGGAACCTGTAAACTCAGAGGGGTAAGCCATTTCCTTATCATCGGCCCAAGAGGTAAAGACGGATATTGCTGTTAA
- the mutS gene encoding DNA mismatch repair protein MutS, whose amino-acid sequence MAKSKKETPLMTQYNTIKGKYPDALLLFRVGDFYETFGQDAVKTSQILGIVLTKRNNGEGSVELAGFPHHSIDSYLPKLVRAGMRVAICDQLEDPKMVKGIVKRGVTELVTPGVTFNDQVLNSKKNNFLLSLHKEKEKYGIALVDISTGEFLVSEGNLEKLLHIVNTFDPSEIIFQRSVQIPEQIKNKNAFKLEDWAFQYNFAYEKLTSHFKTNSLKGFGVETLPLAITAAGAIFAYLVEDTHHNLLSHITKLQIIPQEDYLMMDNFTLRNLEIVYPSNPQGKSLLDIIDKTSTPMGGRLLRRRIILPLKSVDEISRRLSLIDFLNENDHLKYEIGQLLKSISDLDRLMGKLAAEKISPKELGYLRQSLINIHKIKALLHPHADVLAWLESLFDLEELIKFLQNHLNEELPVSIAKGNVIQNGVSEELDRLRNLQNKGRGFLDEMCQREIERTGITSLKIDFNNVFGYYIEVRNTHKDKVPDEWVRKQTLVNAERYITEELKEYENQILGAEEKISVLETQLYRNVCAETMVYIDQIQGNSNIIAQIDVAAGLSELAVSESYTKPILNNGYAIDLKEARHPIIENALPLGEKYIPNDIFLDKDSQQIIMVTGPNMAGKSAILRQTAIVCLLAQIGSFVPAKHAEIGLLDKIFTRVGATDNISAGESTFMVEMNEAANILNNISERSLILLDEIGRGTSTYDGVSIAWAIAEYLHQHATQAKTLFATHYHELNEMTVNFERVKNFHVSIQENKGNIIFMRKLVPGGSEHSFGIHVAKLAGMPAKVINRANEILKTLEASRTQDGGTSENIKRVTEENMQLSFFQLDDPVLENIREELTKIDINTLTPIEALMKLNAIKKMIGG is encoded by the coding sequence ATGGCAAAATCGAAGAAGGAAACCCCGTTAATGACTCAATATAATACCATCAAGGGAAAATACCCTGATGCGCTTTTACTTTTCAGGGTAGGGGACTTTTATGAAACTTTTGGGCAGGATGCCGTGAAGACCTCACAGATATTGGGTATTGTTCTTACGAAAAGGAATAACGGAGAAGGAAGTGTAGAATTAGCCGGATTTCCACATCATTCAATAGATTCTTATCTTCCAAAATTGGTAAGAGCCGGAATGAGGGTTGCTATCTGCGATCAGCTGGAAGACCCTAAAATGGTGAAAGGGATTGTAAAAAGAGGCGTTACAGAACTGGTGACCCCCGGGGTAACCTTTAATGATCAGGTTTTAAATTCCAAGAAAAATAACTTCCTGCTTTCTCTGCATAAGGAAAAAGAGAAATATGGAATTGCTTTAGTAGACATTTCTACCGGAGAGTTTTTGGTAAGCGAGGGTAATCTTGAAAAGTTACTGCATATTGTTAATACTTTCGATCCGAGTGAAATCATTTTCCAGAGAAGTGTACAGATTCCGGAGCAGATTAAGAATAAAAATGCCTTTAAACTTGAAGACTGGGCTTTTCAATACAATTTTGCTTACGAAAAATTAACCAGTCATTTTAAAACCAACTCTTTAAAAGGGTTTGGGGTAGAAACCCTTCCGTTAGCGATTACAGCAGCCGGCGCTATTTTTGCCTATCTGGTAGAAGATACTCATCACAACCTGCTTTCTCATATCACAAAACTTCAGATTATTCCTCAGGAAGATTATCTGATGATGGATAATTTTACCTTAAGAAATCTTGAGATTGTTTACCCAAGTAACCCACAAGGGAAATCATTGTTGGATATTATTGATAAAACCTCCACTCCAATGGGAGGTAGATTACTGAGAAGAAGAATTATTCTTCCTTTAAAATCGGTAGATGAAATTTCCAGAAGACTTTCCCTGATTGATTTCTTAAACGAAAACGATCATCTTAAATATGAAATAGGACAACTATTAAAATCAATTTCTGATCTGGACCGATTGATGGGGAAATTGGCTGCAGAGAAAATATCCCCTAAAGAATTGGGCTATCTGCGTCAGAGTCTGATTAATATTCATAAAATCAAAGCTTTATTGCATCCACATGCAGACGTGTTGGCTTGGCTAGAATCGTTATTTGATCTTGAAGAACTGATTAAATTCCTACAAAATCATCTTAATGAAGAGCTTCCCGTAAGTATTGCCAAAGGAAACGTTATTCAGAATGGAGTTTCTGAGGAATTGGACAGGTTGAGAAATCTTCAGAACAAAGGCCGTGGATTCCTGGATGAAATGTGCCAGAGAGAAATCGAAAGGACAGGTATTACGAGCCTTAAAATTGATTTTAATAACGTTTTCGGATACTATATTGAAGTCCGAAATACCCATAAAGATAAAGTTCCGGATGAATGGGTGAGAAAACAGACCCTTGTGAATGCCGAGCGATATATCACAGAAGAATTAAAGGAATATGAAAACCAAATTCTGGGCGCCGAAGAAAAGATAAGTGTTCTGGAAACTCAGCTGTACAGAAATGTATGTGCTGAAACCATGGTGTATATCGATCAGATTCAAGGGAATTCCAATATTATTGCACAGATTGATGTTGCAGCCGGGTTATCTGAACTAGCTGTTTCAGAAAGCTATACCAAACCTATTCTGAATAATGGTTATGCTATTGACCTAAAAGAAGCAAGACATCCGATCATTGAAAATGCTCTTCCACTAGGAGAAAAATATATTCCGAATGATATCTTCCTGGATAAAGACTCCCAGCAGATTATCATGGTGACAGGGCCTAACATGGCCGGTAAATCGGCAATTCTGCGTCAGACGGCTATCGTATGTCTTTTGGCTCAGATCGGAAGTTTTGTACCTGCTAAACATGCGGAGATTGGACTGTTGGACAAAATCTTTACAAGGGTAGGAGCAACGGATAATATTTCTGCAGGAGAATCTACTTTCATGGTGGAAATGAATGAAGCCGCCAATATCCTGAATAATATTTCAGAACGGAGCCTTATCCTTCTGGATGAAATTGGACGTGGTACTTCTACGTATGACGGAGTTTCTATTGCATGGGCTATTGCAGAATATCTTCATCAGCATGCTACACAGGCGAAGACTTTATTTGCCACGCATTATCATGAACTGAATGAAATGACGGTAAATTTTGAGAGAGTAAAAAACTTCCACGTTTCCATTCAGGAAAATAAAGGAAATATTATCTTCATGAGAAAACTGGTTCCTGGTGGCAGTGAGCATAGCTTCGGTATTCATGTGGCCAAACTGGCTGGTATGCCTGCTAAAGTAATTAACAGAGCCAATGAGATCCTTAAAACGCTTGAGGCAAGCAGAACTCAAGATGGAGGAACTTCGGAGAATATTAAAAGGGTAACTGAAGAAAACATGCAGCTTTCCTTTTTCCAGCTGGATGATCCGGTGCTGGAGAATATCAGGGAAGAGCTTACCAAAATAGATATCAATACCTTAACACCCATTGAAGCTTTGATGAAGCTCAACGCCATAAAAAAAATGATTGGAGGATAA
- a CDS encoding GNAT family N-acetyltransferase has translation MKFPVLETERLILRQLTLNDTQDLFEYFSLEEVMEYYDLQAFQSIEDAQQIIQHFNSEFEKGKGFRWALQLKSDGKVIGTCGYHNWYREHFKAEIGYELNPLFWRQSYMKEAILPILTFGFETMRLHRVDAFIDPANISSEKLLTSLTFQEEGTLRDYFFEKGKFVDAKIFGLINK, from the coding sequence ATGAAATTTCCTGTTTTAGAAACTGAAAGACTTATTCTGCGCCAGCTTACCCTTAATGATACCCAAGATCTGTTTGAATATTTTTCTCTGGAAGAAGTTATGGAATATTATGATCTTCAAGCCTTCCAATCGATTGAAGACGCACAACAAATTATTCAGCATTTCAACAGTGAATTTGAGAAGGGAAAAGGATTCCGTTGGGCTTTACAACTGAAATCTGATGGTAAAGTGATTGGTACTTGCGGTTATCATAACTGGTACAGAGAGCATTTCAAAGCTGAAATTGGATATGAACTTAATCCTCTTTTCTGGAGACAATCTTATATGAAAGAAGCTATTCTTCCCATCCTGACATTTGGTTTTGAGACTATGAGATTACATCGTGTGGATGCCTTTATTGATCCTGCTAATATTTCCTCCGAAAAACTTCTGACATCTTTAACTTTTCAGGAAGAAGGAACGCTTAGGGATTACTTTTTTGAAAAAGGAAAGTTCGTGGATGCCAAGATTTTCGGGTTGATTAATAAATAA
- a CDS encoding cupin-like domain-containing protein — protein MILENVDVVNDISKEDFQKNYFKKQKPLLIKNFASRWEAFDKWNLAYIREKAGDQEVPLYDNKPADAAKSSDAPVANMKMKDYIDTIKSKPSDLRIFFYIITDRLPELLKNFTYPDLGMKFFKRLPTLFFGGSEAHVLMHYDVDLGDFMHIHFEGKKRILLFDQKQSPFLYKVPLSVHTIYNVDYENPDYEKFPALKYAKGYEIFMEHGDALFIPGAFWHFNRYLEPGFSLSLRTLPNKPDVFANMLYHVFIMRYTDKIMRKLFKAKWVDYKQKWAYKKSSEALEKHLGKR, from the coding sequence ATGATCCTCGAAAACGTAGATGTAGTCAATGATATCAGTAAGGAAGATTTTCAGAAGAATTACTTCAAAAAGCAAAAGCCTCTTTTAATCAAGAATTTTGCAAGCCGGTGGGAAGCTTTTGACAAATGGAATCTTGCCTATATCCGTGAAAAGGCGGGTGATCAGGAAGTTCCTTTGTATGATAATAAACCGGCTGATGCAGCTAAGAGCTCTGATGCACCGGTAGCCAACATGAAGATGAAGGATTATATTGATACCATAAAAAGTAAGCCTTCAGATCTTAGAATTTTCTTCTATATTATTACAGACAGGCTTCCTGAATTGCTTAAAAATTTCACTTATCCTGATTTGGGAATGAAGTTTTTCAAAAGGCTTCCTACTTTGTTCTTTGGAGGGAGTGAAGCTCATGTACTAATGCATTATGATGTGGATTTGGGTGACTTTATGCACATTCATTTCGAGGGAAAAAAGAGAATTCTGTTATTCGATCAAAAACAGTCTCCATTTTTGTACAAAGTTCCATTATCCGTTCATACCATCTATAATGTAGATTATGAGAATCCAGATTATGAAAAGTTTCCGGCATTGAAATATGCAAAAGGCTACGAAATCTTTATGGAACATGGGGATGCTCTTTTTATTCCGGGAGCTTTTTGGCACTTCAACAGATATCTAGAACCTGGGTTTTCACTATCATTGAGAACCCTTCCCAATAAACCGGATGTTTTTGCCAATATGTTGTATCATGTCTTTATTATGAGGTATACAGATAAGATTATGCGTAAGCTGTTTAAAGCTAAGTGGGTGGATTACAAACAAAAATGGGCTTATAAAAAAAGTTCAGAGGCTTTGGAGAAGCATTTGGGGAAGAGATAG
- a CDS encoding bestrophin family protein, with translation MENLNFLFGINNVLLPASDFLLYSEKIIFVVLSEFMRVYNTKHFLKILFSLHKSDTLKILFPSMIMVGLYSWGIQYLEVEYFHLTTKSGISNVGMIHSLLGFVLSLLLVFRTNTAYDRWWEGRKIWGKLVNDTRNFAIKINTILGDNRQDSEQISRYLKYFPHFLAKHLSKESTRLALDEDYSEIEKSLKNHGPSEIIILLSHKLNQLKKEGKISEVEMLYLDTQLSGFLEVCGGCERIKNTPIPYSYSSFIKKFIILYVLALPIAYVITIGLFMIPLTVFVYYVLMSLEMIAEEIEDPFNNDENDIPMETIAQNIEKNVHQIMSKK, from the coding sequence ATGGAAAACCTAAACTTCCTCTTCGGCATCAATAACGTCCTTCTTCCAGCTTCAGACTTCCTACTTTATTCTGAAAAAATTATATTTGTAGTATTAAGCGAATTTATGAGAGTTTACAACACGAAGCATTTCCTTAAGATCCTTTTCAGTTTACACAAAAGTGATACCCTGAAAATTCTTTTTCCAAGTATGATTATGGTAGGATTATACTCCTGGGGAATTCAGTATTTAGAAGTGGAATACTTTCATCTTACCACAAAATCAGGAATCAGCAATGTGGGAATGATCCATTCCTTATTGGGATTTGTACTTTCCCTTCTATTGGTTTTCAGAACCAATACTGCATATGACAGATGGTGGGAAGGAAGAAAAATATGGGGAAAACTGGTGAATGACACCCGAAACTTCGCCATAAAAATCAATACCATCCTTGGAGACAACCGCCAGGACTCGGAACAGATTTCAAGGTATTTAAAATATTTCCCTCACTTCTTAGCCAAACATCTATCTAAAGAATCTACCCGTCTGGCCTTAGACGAGGATTATTCAGAAATTGAAAAATCTTTAAAAAATCACGGTCCAAGTGAAATTATCATCCTTCTAAGTCATAAACTGAATCAGCTCAAAAAAGAAGGCAAGATTTCAGAGGTTGAAATGTTGTATTTAGATACTCAACTTTCAGGATTTTTGGAGGTCTGTGGTGGATGTGAACGAATTAAAAATACTCCTATTCCCTATTCTTATTCTTCATTTATCAAAAAGTTCATTATCCTCTATGTACTTGCTCTTCCTATTGCTTATGTTATTACTATTGGACTTTTCATGATACCACTTACTGTTTTCGTGTATTATGTACTGATGAGTCTTGAAATGATTGCTGAAGAGATTGAAGATCCTTTCAACAATGACGAGAATGATATTCCAATGGAAACCATAGCCCAAAATATTGAGAAGAATGTTCATCAGATAATGAGCAAAAAATGA
- a CDS encoding RNA methyltransferase: MVQKLKLEELNRIDVETFKKVEKIPLVIILDNIRSMHNVGAAFRTADAFLIEKIILCGITPQPPHREIHKAALGATESVDWSHEEDTNNAISELKSKGYEIIGIEQTTGSQMITDFTIDKSKKYALILGNEVEGIGDEVLPNIDVFLEVPQLGTKHSLNVSVCGGIVMWEFAKALK; this comes from the coding sequence TTGGTACAGAAACTAAAACTGGAGGAACTAAACAGAATAGATGTAGAAACATTTAAGAAAGTTGAAAAAATTCCGTTGGTCATCATTTTAGATAATATCAGAAGTATGCACAATGTAGGTGCAGCCTTCCGAACAGCAGACGCCTTTTTAATTGAAAAAATAATTCTTTGTGGAATTACCCCACAACCGCCTCACCGTGAAATCCATAAAGCGGCATTAGGAGCAACGGAAAGCGTAGACTGGTCCCATGAAGAGGATACCAACAATGCTATTTCAGAGCTAAAAAGCAAAGGATATGAAATCATAGGAATTGAACAGACTACTGGCAGTCAAATGATTACTGATTTCACTATTGATAAGTCAAAAAAATATGCTTTAATTTTAGGAAACGAAGTAGAAGGAATCGGTGATGAGGTACTGCCTAATATTGATGTATTCTTAGAAGTTCCACAGCTCGGAACCAAGCATTCTCTTAATGTAAGTGTATGTGGCGGAATTGTGATGTGGGAGTTTGCAAAGGCCCTAAAATAA
- a CDS encoding CBS domain-containing protein, translating into MFIKDYISKDFPCFSLSDSIESARNILEDFGYSHIFIKKSHHFYGALAMDFLYEEDAGTLKELEHQIERFAILDDNNIMDSIRLFYTFNSNVIPVINKNEKYLGYITCDDIFQDLSRYPLFSESGAILTVEIPARKYSMTEIANIVESNNSKFYGGFISFMSDEVIHITIKISNENLASIDSTFDRYDYRIVEKYYSDEKSDLFKDRFGFFQKFIEI; encoded by the coding sequence ATGTTTATCAAGGACTATATCTCAAAAGATTTCCCATGTTTTAGCTTGTCGGACTCTATAGAGTCGGCAAGAAATATATTGGAGGACTTCGGATATTCTCATATTTTCATCAAAAAATCGCATCACTTTTACGGAGCCCTTGCCATGGACTTTTTGTACGAAGAAGATGCTGGAACTTTGAAGGAACTTGAGCATCAGATCGAACGATTTGCCATTCTGGATGATAATAATATCATGGATAGTATCCGTCTGTTTTATACATTCAATTCTAATGTAATCCCCGTGATTAATAAGAATGAAAAGTATTTAGGCTATATTACCTGTGACGATATTTTTCAGGATCTTTCCCGTTATCCATTATTTTCAGAATCAGGAGCTATTCTTACGGTAGAAATCCCTGCCAGAAAATACTCAATGACGGAAATTGCCAATATTGTAGAAAGCAATAATTCGAAATTTTATGGTGGGTTCATTAGCTTTATGTCTGATGAGGTAATTCACATTACCATCAAGATCAGCAATGAAAATCTAGCCTCGATAGACTCAACTTTTGACCGGTACGACTACAGAATCGTTGAAAAGTACTATTCTGATGAGAAATCCGATTTGTTTAAAGACCGATTCGGTTTTTTCCAAAAATTTATAGAAATATAA
- a CDS encoding NAD kinase, whose amino-acid sequence MKAAIYSQKKDLDTFLYLSKFISELETRGVKSVLYDEMAEALQFSKIFETFNNKQDLLDKEVDLFFTFGGDGTIVNSLTFIEDLEIPVVGVNTGRLGFLAFFTKEEVFKELDSILKGDVKTSRRSVIEVVSPNLEGFFPYALNDVTVSRKETTSMITVDSYINNEFLNVFWGDGVIISTPTGSTAYSLSCGGPIISPNNENFVITPIAPHNLNVRPLVVNDKVEIKFRVESRVPQYSLSLDSRLIHIETDKEIIIRKAGFQLLLVQPNNLSFYETIRQKLLWGRDKRN is encoded by the coding sequence ATGAAGGCAGCCATATATTCTCAGAAAAAAGATCTTGATACTTTTTTATATTTAAGCAAGTTTATCTCTGAACTTGAAACCAGAGGTGTAAAATCTGTTCTGTACGATGAAATGGCTGAAGCACTTCAGTTTTCGAAAATATTCGAAACATTCAACAACAAACAGGACCTTTTAGATAAGGAAGTAGATCTTTTCTTCACTTTCGGTGGAGACGGAACCATTGTAAATTCACTAACTTTCATTGAAGATCTTGAAATCCCAGTAGTAGGTGTAAATACCGGAAGATTAGGATTTCTTGCCTTTTTCACCAAAGAAGAAGTTTTTAAAGAACTGGATTCTATCTTAAAAGGAGATGTAAAAACAAGCCGCCGTTCGGTGATTGAAGTGGTTTCCCCCAATCTGGAAGGTTTTTTTCCTTATGCCTTAAACGATGTAACTGTTTCAAGAAAGGAAACAACTTCCATGATTACCGTAGACTCTTATATTAATAATGAGTTTTTGAATGTATTCTGGGGTGACGGGGTAATTATCTCCACTCCTACCGGATCTACCGCTTATTCTTTAAGTTGTGGCGGACCTATCATTTCTCCGAATAACGAAAATTTCGTCATCACTCCTATTGCTCCTCACAATCTGAATGTAAGACCCTTAGTAGTAAATGACAAAGTGGAAATCAAGTTCAGAGTAGAAAGCAGAGTACCACAATATTCATTGTCTTTAGACTCCAGACTGATTCATATTGAAACCGATAAGGAAATCATCATCAGGAAAGCAGGCTTTCAGCTTCTTCTGGTACAGCCCAACAATTTGAGCTTTTACGAAACCATCCGTCAGAAGCTACTTTGGGGACGCGACAAAAGAAATTAG